The following are encoded together in the Plasmodium vinckei vinckei genome assembly, chromosome: PVVCY_12 genome:
- a CDS encoding endonuclease, putative yields the protein MTIKGFISFIHKKIPSTIKRIDDIKSFEGKKFIIDGTFFIYKFMYVAWKHILNDKNRDSKYKANELGTYILIRQYIIKKSIELLKNQHEYFKSLKINTLYIIEDIGARCELQPIDFKCKRHVWKERETIRKKKKLFDILNADAHKNILSSSDGLSDTSSSNIGSILNGSSKKITNIITPFCDKKVSPNKICERKIGKKEKVEIIVDEDGTHDLFKKNIFIKINSQTANDIYNYLLLEKIPIFITKNDAEKECAIQCSHEKDIVVSDDTDALAFGAPNLIRFITNKKKRHIINKDEILSELDINYEQFIDFCILSGCDYSAKIPGIGPVKAYEIIKKYKTIESFLESSAFDKYSNTKRFNQKLSNESMSLKDYILNEFTYEQARKIFFNSY from the coding sequence ATGACCATTAAAGggtttatatcatttatacacaaaaaaattccTAGTACCATTAAAAGAATTGATGACATAAAAAGTTTTGAGGGAAAGAAGTTTATAATTGATggtacattttttatttacaaatttatgTATGTTGCTTGGAAACACATATTAAATGACAAAAACCGAGACAGTAAGTATAAAGCTAATGAGTTaggtacatatatattaataaggcaatatattattaaaaaaagtatagaattattaaaaaatcaacatgaatattttaaatcattaaagataaatactctttatataattgaaGATATTGGGGCTAGGTGTGAACTACAACCTATCGACTTCAAATGTAAAAGACATGTATGGAAAGAAAGGGAAACaatacgaaaaaaaaaaaaattgttcgATATATTAAATGCAGATgctcataaaaatatactgaGTTCTTCTGATGGATTAAGCGATACAAGTAGTAGTAACATTGGGAGCATTCTTAACGGGagttcaaaaaaaatcacaaatataattacCCCATTTTGTGATAAAAAAGTGAGtccaaataaaatatgtgaaagaaaaatcggaaaaaaagaaaaggtTGAGATAATTGTCGATGAAGATGGTACTCATgatttgtttaaaaaaaatatatttataaaaattaattccCAGACTgctaatgatatatataattatctgttattggaaaaaattcctatttttataacaaaaaatgatgcAGAAAAAGAGTGTGCGATCCAATGCTCTCATGAAAAAGATATCGTTGTATCTGATGATACAGATGCATTAGCATTCGGGGCCCCCAATTTAATCAGATTCAtaactaataaaaaaaaaagacatataattaataaagatGAAATTTTGAGTGAATTggatataaattatgagCAATTTATAGATTTTTGCATTTTATCAGGTTGTGACTATAGTGCAAAAATACCAGGCATCGGTCCAGTAAAAGCTTATGAAATTattaagaaatataaaactataGAAAGCTTTTTAGAATCTAGTGCGTTTGATAAATATTCTAATACCAAACGCTTCAACCAAAAACTTAGTAATGAATCGATGTCATTAAAGGATTATATCCTTAATGAATTTACATATGAACAGGCTAGaaaaattttctttaattcATACTAG